DNA from Besnoitia besnoiti strain Bb-Ger1 chromosome Unknown contig00056, whole genome shotgun sequence:
aataactatagctggagttatacatacctcgagacatgtgtattaagatacacaagaagacgaaagaagcagttgttgcatgcaacatcctaaattccatcctgctgctacctctctaactagatgttgaacactagcaaatgcacaagatgcttcagaagtatatcggaacgctaaagtgatacctgtaattatttgggtatacagtatgatcttcttgattattattggtagtgctattccacaagcgacttatatcttatatggtagattagctactatcgtatatcttactaccggattggttctatgcttatactaaatcaatagttataatgactacagcttccaagcaaacatgattaccgtgatattgaaatccaacacttttagctgtcttaagcagtccagtggggtggtgtgtactgcaatcataaagaacttggtattctgttctaattccccgtggtaaacacagtcaacgaatggcggaaggagcattcatatgttatgcagtgtcttaggagagatactctagatttagcattcatctacagctacggtaactgttgtgtttaatagcggttaacctttccttttccttacgtactcagggcatgcaataccaatcagataacaactgaagctagactccatgttacacttactaaaatgggattcctaggttgatataaactacctttttctggggagtatatactacgagttggactactggtttagatcttgaaggtctttgtttaccggatccaagttctcttgtgcttttcatgaccatcatgttaagtgcattaagtatagtggtatccagcgtatatttgaaaaaccaacatttgtatacaagctgtacgaatatcatgacattcactttggtagtcgccttcttaatgttagtctgtacggaatacacggatcggattcttgttggcctggcacctgtttagtaactggatgaacgctttttacgcctggtatgcatggataatactcgactcttctatagtttaaccgctactgctgggactgtatattatgtacttacggtagtactatcaagcctcttcttccaaatagatttcatggaaaacctaaaattcgcatgtttgattgacatttagccgctaatatacaatcatccaagatatatttatctatcgcaggttcggtctaatgtccgttatactatatagatcacatggcttctggtacttttgagatcatgctaacggcgagaagggaagtgtgttcaataactagctgagtgcttgtacgataattatatcaatgcagtaccaattaaggcgtgtagcatctcctatgctccttaacatcacagctatgtcgaattatcgcacccagataactccataccagtgaaccggtttgtaactccgcttcatatcgtacctgatggtactttttagcatattatgcggtgttaaaaagtaatcccatccaaaaccggtggtttgttagtatttatgttatcaacatgtcaatgaaatatcaacaacgatgaaacttatttggttaacataacaacatagaaggtaaagctggattacgttcaaactttacactggatacgtttcaatgttaacttactaaataccatgggagcgaagagaatctaatatgtaactccgttcatggaaatcaaaagagctttcacgctatctctagtgcctgtcgagtcgctcaaggaagatttgatcctgtatatgatttaagggatgtaaaggtgctcagggtctaaccgtcgggccatctggatcctcatattcaaagataattctatttaagaaagttttagataaacgacatgtgaagagtcggaccaactttcacgcacgacgataattacccgacaaggatttacctacctttggaccgtcataatacagccgccgtttacattttactgcaccgggcagggattatatactatacctctacagtggtattagcagtatctagtgttgatgtacaacagacgctctccttgttccactacctaaccataatctattgttccagatattaaggaatgtacgcttcatataactacacaacgttatgccaagaaggataccagattaccctgattatctttgttatattaatacatggtgttcaattggttctatatccacaatagttatcatcttaactatgctctgctaatgcacttaacatgatggtcatgaaaagcacaagagaacttggatccggtaacaaagaccttcaagatctaaaccagtagtccaactcgtagtatatactccccagaaaagctgataaataatcctgtctcagagatgataactccaagtagatgctactgattagactagcatctgagtatagttttctcttcgctgttaagatgagtgagaacaagaatccatatattacgcctagaaacagtaaccgatgtggaataatcttaatgtagtaggatattgaaatccaacacttttagctgtcttaagcagtccagtggggtggtggtgtactgcaatcataaagaacttggttgtctgtatctcataaccggagtcatcttcagtattctaggaactataatgtctttgtttattcgatttgagtgaacacataagatcatcgaatttaacggtatgctcctgaaagtaacggtacaagctgtaaacaaaggactccttaacttaaactgaggagtcaagtaggtacaaaccgtacaaggattaattatgtccatctgtgcatctaagttgagactatcggttatatattttagacgctaacttcccggctaaactttgacttattaaaccagcctgggatcataaaagtactatgtatggtaagattgagcgtgactatcgaatgaaacaatgtgctccaacgctagtctaagtctctaacataccttttacctacaactgtacggaacgtaacaaacctccaggcaaagaacttggtattctgttctaattcccgtggtaaacacagtcaacgaatggcggaaggagcattcatatgttatgcagtgtcttaggagagatactctagatttagcattcatctacagctacggtaactgttgtgtttaaatagcggttaacctttccttttccttacgtactcagggcatgcaataccaatcagataacaactgaagctagactccatgttacacttactaaaatgggattcctaggttgatataaactacctttttctggggagtatatactacgagttggactactggtttagatcttgaaggtctttgtttaccggatccaagttctcttgtgcttttcatgaccatcatgttaagtgcattaagtatagtggtatccagcgtatatttgaaaaaccaacatttgtatacaagctgtacgaatatcatgacattcactttggtagtcgccttcttaatgttagtctgtacggaatacacggatcggattcttgttggcctggcacctgtttagtaactggatgaacgctttttacgcctggtatgcatggataatactcgactcttctatagtttaaccgctactgctgggactgtatattatgtacttacggtagtactatcaagcctcttcttccaaatagatttcatggaaaacctaaaattcgcatgtttgattgacatttagccgctaatatacaatcatccaagatatatttatctatcgcaggttcggtctaatgtcccgttatactatatagatcacatggcttctggtactttgagatcatgctaacggcgagaagggaagtgtgtttcaaagaaaagggatgtttagccgggaagttagcgtctaaaatatataaccgatagtctcaacttagatgcacagatggacataattaatccttgtacggtttgtacctacttgactcctcagtttaagttaaggagtcctttgtttacagcttgtaccgttactttcaggagcataccgttaaattcgatgatcttatgtgttcactcaaatcgaataaacacaaagacattatagttcctagaatactgaagatgactccggttatgagatacagacaaccaagttctttatgattgcagtacaccaccaccccactggactgcttaagacagctaaaagtgttggatttcaatatcacggtaatcatgtttgcttggaagctgtagtcattataactattgatttagtataagcatagaaccaatccggtagtaagatatacgatagtagctaatctaccatataagatataagtcgcttgtggaatagcactaccaataataatcaagaagatcatactgtatacccaaataattacccatccactgactacatttcgagtcataaaatgttgtcgtatcaacattcgagtattcaaagctcgaatttcagataaaagagctaagttaatgagagaggacataaatactaacaaaccaccggttttggatgggattacttttaacaccgcataatatgctaaaaagtaccattcaggtacgatatgaagcggagttacaaaccggttcactggtatggagttatctgggtgcgataattcaatcaaacaaaaagccgtttgtaagaaaattaaaccaattagataggatagacatttagcatcggtcattaacatatgaggatagaaggctactttaagtgcggaatcaatacctgcagggttactagaaccatttaaatgtaaatagaagatgtgtaatacaattagaatgcaacctacaaaaggtaatataaagtgcaatacaaagaatcgttttaatgttacatcagatacatagtatccaccgagtaaccaaggtactaaatatggtattggagaaaggagattagtaatgactgtagcaccccagaaactcatctgtccccatggtagtacataaccgaggaaagcagtggctatagtaagtagatataaaaactaaaccagacatccaagcagtagttaaataactatagctggagttatacatacctcgagacatgtgtattaagatacacaagaagacgaaagaagcagttgttgcatgcaacatcctaaattcccatcctgctgctacctctctaactagatgttgaacactagcaaatgcacaagatgcttcagaagtatatcggaacgctaaagtgatacctgtaattatttggagtacaaaggtaattgcaactaagaaaccaaagttataagatgaatttagattgagagcacaccgataaaagacgaggtgtgcccggaatagactcatggaaatttggtgtgttctcgaaaccatgctagcacaatagaacttcgttaaataactacatattaaaatgagcgcatgtaaactagtcttaaacacaccgctcgtcacgtaacaaatctcaaatcgtactgtagattttatatatgtaccgtaactataaccatggtgacatccaatgttcacgctcaatcttaccatacatagtacttttatgatcccaggctggtttaataagtcaaagtttagccgggaagttagcgtctaaaatatataaccgatagtctcaacttagatgcacagatggacataattaatccttgtacggttttgtacctacttgactcctcagtttaagttaaggagtcctttgttttacagcttgtaccgttactttcaggagcataccgttaaattcgatgatcttatgtgttcactcaaatcgaataaacaaagacattatagttcctagaatactgaagatgactccggttatgagatacagacaaccaagttctttatgattgcagtacaccaccaccccactggactgcttaagacagctaaaagtgttggatttcaatatcctactacattaagattattccacatcggttatgttctaggcgtaatatatggattcttgttctcactcatcttaacagcgagagaaaactactactcagatgctagtctaatcatagcatcgtacttggagttatcatctctgagacaggattatttatcagctttttctggggagtatatactacgagttggactactggtttagatcttgaaggtctttgtttaccggatccaagttctcttgtgcttttatgccatcatgttaagtgcattacAGAATAGTTTAAGATATAACTATTTGAATAAACCAATTGAAACATCCATGTATGTAATATAACAAAAGATAATCAAGTAATCTGGTATCCATCTTCTTGGCATACGATGTTAGTTACTATTGAACCGTACATTTCCTTAATATCTGCGTAAAATAGtattatggttaggtagtgaACATTTAAGAGAGCGTcctgttgtacatcaacactagatacaaggatATACTTATCTATCAACATTAATGTTTaataaacgacaaggactGAGTCTAACTGGATTTAATAATACAGGGTtgttgaactgtgtaaagatcattgtgttatggttctatcacaaacaTTGAGGTTAGAAAAAGGCTCGGTGAGTgtttcaataactagctgagtgcttgtacgatagattatatcaatgcagtaccaattaaggcgtgtagaTCTTCCTATGTCATAACATCACATGCTATGttcgaattatcgcacccagataactccataccagtgaaccggtttgtaactccgttcatatcgtacctgaatggtactttttagcatattatgcggtgttaaaagtaatcccatccaaaaccggtggttttgttagtatttatgtcctctctcatttaacttagctcttttatctgaaattcgagctttgaatactcgaatgttgatacgacaacattttatgactcgaaatgtagtcagtggatgggtaattatttgggtatacagtatgatcttcttgattattattggtagtgctattccacaagcgacttatatcttatatggtagattagctactatcgtatatcttactaccggattggttctatgcttatactaaatcaatagttataatgactacagcttccaagcaaacatgattaccgtgatattgaaatccaacacttttagctgtcttaagcagtccagtggggtggtggtgtactgcaatcataaagaacttggttgtctgtatctcataaccggagtcatcttcagtattctaggaactataatgtctttgtttattcgatttgagtgaacacataagatcatcgaatttaacggtatgctcctgaaagtaacggtacaagctgtaaacaaaggactccttaacttaaactgaggagtcaagtaggtacaaaccgtacaaggattaattatgtccatctgtgcatctaagttgagactatcggttat
Protein-coding regions in this window:
- a CDS encoding uncharacterized protein (encoded by transcript BESB_064240); this encodes MITVILKSNTFSCLKQSSGVCIKYSGIQRIFEKPTFVYKLYEYHDIHFGSRLLNVSLYGIHGSDSCWPGTCLVTG